The Pedobacter ginsengisoli region TGCAAGGGTATTTGTACAGATTGGATCGGGTGGTTTGATCGGTTTTATTGACGATACTTTACGGGGTAAAAATTATAGTGCTGTATCATCAAACGTACCAATACGTTCTGGTATAGGGCAATTGCAGCGAGTGCTGGCGGCTTTATTTATTGAGGGGAAAGAGGCCGGAATGCAGTTTATGGGTTATGATAACAAAAAGATTGAAACAGGAAAAGGTATTGTATTGCAGCTTGGCCTGCCTATAATTAATAATATTGAAGGGATTAAAGACCTGGCATTAAAGCAAAACAGACCAGCTTATCACAGAGAAACAGTTCTGCAGGATTTAGCTACACATCCTTTAATGAAAGCATTTAATGAAAATGTTGAAGAGATGATCGATATTCAATCCGAATTACTTCATTTATTTAAGAATGGGGTTTCAGCTGATCAAATTGTAAATGCCCCGGACCCCGTGGTACAAAATTCTGGCGTAAGAATTCCGTTTTCTAAAAAACTGGATGTTAGTTTGGATAACTCTCCATACCTGGTAGATCATTCGCTCCTGAGGCAACCTAAGGGATGGCATTGTGTTGATGATATGGATCCCGTAATCCCTATGACCATGATCTTTGAATTGTTTGCTGAAATAGCAGTTGAGCAGTCGCCCAAAGAACAGGTGCAAAAGATTATGAATATAAAGGTGTTTCAATGGATGAATGTTGCAAAACCATTTGTAGAGACAGTTACAGGTGAATGGAAGGATCAGCAATTGGTATACCTGAACCTGGAACGTTTTGCAAATGCAGAGGTATTGCTTACTGATAAACTTCAGGAAGCCCCCTCAAGGGATTTTGATATAGGAAGGATTTTAAATATTGACAGGACAACTGAACAGATATATAATGGACATATGTTCCATGGGCCTGGCTATCAGGGCATCAAAAAATTAATTGCTGTTGGCGAAAAGGGTATCACTGGTATCATTGAAGGTGATACAGGTAAGGGGTCTCTTTTAGATAATGCCGGACAGTTGTTTGGCTTATGGCTTCAACTTACACTTATAAAAGACCGAATTGCCTTTCCCGTTAAAATACAGGAAATAACGTTTTATGAGGACTTCAGAGATCAGAAAGGAAGCTTTGAGTGTACTTGTGTACTTACCGAATTGAACGATGAGTTTGCTACTGCAGACTTTGTGATGAAACGGAATAATAAGATCTGGGCAATAATATCAGGCTGGCAAAACAGAAGACTGGAAATTGATGATGCGTTGTGGAGTGTGTCAATGTCGCCGCTAAATAACAGGCTTTCAGAAGAGATTGCTCCTGGCGTGTTCATGTTTCATAATGCTTACAACAGGGTCGTTTCATGGGATTTTATTTTAAAACGCTATTTCAATCAGGATGAGAAAAAGCACCATAACTCTTTACTGCCAAATAAACGAAAAGAATGGATGATCAGTAGGGTGGCCGTAAAAGATGCAGTACGCAATTTGTTGAACAGGACTAAAAAAGAAGCATATTTTCCAATTGCTTTCGAAATCAGATCCGACGAATTCAGAAAACCTTACCCGCATGGCGACATGACAGATGGAGTACATATCTCTATTGCCCACAAAGGAACTGATGCAGTTGGAATTGCACAATACGATCGTCCGGTGGGTATCGATATAGAAAAGATAGAACCGCGAAGTGAAGGGTTTAGTGAGCTGGTTTTCTCTGAAGAAGAGCGGTTGCTGTTAGCAGATAAAGATATGGCAGAATGGGCAACCCGTTTTTGGGTAGCAAAGGAAGCCTACGGAAAATGCCTTAGCAAAGGTCTGCAGGGAAATCCTAAAGCGTATACCATACAGGAAATCAGAGGAGAAGAATTAAGAATTAACGACATATTCATAAAAACAATAAAACATAAAAATTATATAATCGGATGGACGCAGTAGTATCGACAGCAAAACTGAACAGCAACGAGATCTTTGATCTTATGAAACAATTTATTACAGAAGTGATTGGGGAAGAGTTTGTGGAAGAAATGGATATCACAATGGAAAGCTCTTTCACTAAAGATCTTGAAATGGATAGCATTGAAATTGTATCCTTTTCTGAGAAAATTAAGGCACATTTTGGTGAACAGATAGATTTTACCGGGTGGTTGTCTAACATGGATCTCGATCAGCTTATCAATCTGAATTTAGGAACCATTGTTAATTATATAGAGGAATGCCAATAATAGAGGTAAATAACAGAGGGGTACACGTACAGGAACTGAATAAAGGGGCCACGGAAACGGTCCTGCTTGTTCACGGAATGTTCAGCAATCTTTCTATTTACTATTTCAATATTGCTCCCATTTTAGCGAAGCACTTTCACGTAGTTATGTACGATCTTAAAAGCCATGGCTTAAGCGAAAGAACAGAAAGTGGTTATGATCTTAATAGTATGACTAACGATCTGGTAAACTTGCTGGATAGTTTAAACCTTGGTCAGGTATACCTGGCCGGTTACAGCTTTGGGGGGCTTATTGCATTAAAAATGGCTGTTCGCTTTCCCGAAAAGATAAAAAAACTTACCGTTATAGAGGCTCCAGATCCTAATGACGATAAAACAAGGGATATTATTGATGATTATAGCAGAGAGTTTCTGGAGCACTATGTTGCCAATTTTACAGATACCACAAAGGTAAAAATGGGTAAGCGGCAGATGGAGCGCAACCATCGTATGTATGAGTATCTTTTTCACGAAACCAGTATAAAGAGTGATATGATTCTTGAGAAGGAGTTTTTTAGCGCTGCCGAGATTTCGGATATACAGCAAGACACTTTACTGCTATATGGTGCAAATTCAAATTGCCTGAAAGCGGGTAAGAAATTGAAAAATAAAATAAGAGGAGCATCGCTGCTTGAGGTTAATGGCGATCATAACATTCCTATTCAGGAGCCGGTAAGTATTGGAAATATCATAGAAACTTTTTTTAACAATGGCTAAGTTCGTATTCATAGTTCCACCTTTAACAGGGCATATTAATCCTACATTAAGCATTGGTGCTGTTTTATTGCATCGGGGTCATGAAGTTGGCTGGATTAGCCTGGATAAATCGCTGGCTTTACATCTGCCTAAGGGAGGGCAATTATTGCTGATCGAGTATGATGAAAATGACCGGCAAAAACAAGACAGTGAGAAATATTTGGACATCATTACCAAAAAGATCGTTTACGGTATCGATAGTATCAAATTCCTTTACGAGGAAGTTTTAATTCCTTTGAACAGGCATAGTTATGAAGGTATTGTGGCTTTGCTGGATACGTTTAAGCCTGATCTTATAATTACCGACCATCAGATGTTTGCCGGTGCTATTGCAGCAGTTAATAAAAATATCCCTTATACTACCTCAGTTACCGCACCTGCTGCCATTAAAGTAATGGACGAACTGCCTAAGATCCATGAATGGGAAGTAAATCAGATTGTGGCACTTCAGAAAGAGTTGGGTATTGAAAATGAGCGCTCAATTGCCTGTTCTGATCTGTTGACTATGGTGTTGACCTCTAAAGCATTTTTTGGCGAAATGGAATTGCCTTCTAGTTATCAGTTTGTTGGCCCTGTTATTCATAAAAGAGAAGGACAAACGGCTTTTGATTGGGAAGCGATAAAT contains the following coding sequences:
- a CDS encoding acyl carrier protein, whose product is MDAVVSTAKLNSNEIFDLMKQFITEVIGEEFVEEMDITMESSFTKDLEMDSIEIVSFSEKIKAHFGEQIDFTGWLSNMDLDQLINLNLGTIVNYIEECQ
- a CDS encoding alpha/beta fold hydrolase produces the protein MPIIEVNNRGVHVQELNKGATETVLLVHGMFSNLSIYYFNIAPILAKHFHVVMYDLKSHGLSERTESGYDLNSMTNDLVNLLDSLNLGQVYLAGYSFGGLIALKMAVRFPEKIKKLTVIEAPDPNDDKTRDIIDDYSREFLEHYVANFTDTTKVKMGKRQMERNHRMYEYLFHETSIKSDMILEKEFFSAAEISDIQQDTLLLYGANSNCLKAGKKLKNKIRGASLLEVNGDHNIPIQEPVSIGNIIETFFNNG
- a CDS encoding glycosyltransferase, translating into MAKFVFIVPPLTGHINPTLSIGAVLLHRGHEVGWISLDKSLALHLPKGGQLLLIEYDENDRQKQDSEKYLDIITKKIVYGIDSIKFLYEEVLIPLNRHSYEGIVALLDTFKPDLIITDHQMFAGAIAAVNKNIPYTTSVTAPAAIKVMDELPKIHEWEVNQIVALQKELGIENERSIACSDLLTMVLTSKAFFGEMELPSSYQFVGPVIHKREGQTAFDWEAINKRAGEPKILVSIGTTFDHEHKKNFFTKVIEAFADEPLTVVVVSEPSLFDDWPQNFIVQRNVPQLDLLPYLDAVVCHGGHNTVCETLNNGLPMVVVPIAYDQSHVAGRVVRVGAGLRLNFNRFKSKHLKDAVREILITDSFRKAAQQMALSFKEAGGTETAADLLVQLSAVKYVEVLNN